One Tumebacillus amylolyticus DNA segment encodes these proteins:
- the sspK gene encoding small acid-soluble spore protein K, with product MRNKDNHPGNFGGPKGLDNPKAKDDFAPLRPDGSIAPRPQSRMREGASHHAHPNPPSNE from the coding sequence ATGCGAAACAAGGACAACCACCCGGGCAACTTCGGCGGCCCGAAAGGTTTGGACAACCCGAAGGCCAAGGACGATTTTGCACCGTTGCGTCCGGACGGTTCGATCGCACCGCGTCCGCAATCCCGCATGCGCGAAGGGGCGTCGCACCACGCGCATCCGAACCCGCCTTCGAACGAGTAA